The proteins below come from a single Miscanthus floridulus cultivar M001 chromosome 1, ASM1932011v1, whole genome shotgun sequence genomic window:
- the LOC136501386 gene encoding histone H2A-like, with protein MDSTGAGAGGKVKTGAGGRKAGGPRKKSVTRSVKAGLQFPVGRIGRYLKKGRYAQRVGTGAPVYLAAVLEYLAAEVLELAGNAARDNKKTRIIPRHVLLAIRNDEELGKLLAGVTIAHGGVLPNIHSVLLPKKTAEKASGGGSKEPKSPKKAAKSTKKA; from the exons ATGGACTCCACCGGCGCCGGAGCGGGAGGGAAGGTGAAGACGGGAGCGGGCGGGCGCAAGGCCGGCGGGCCGAGGAAGAAGTCGGTGACGAGGTCCGTGAAGGCCGGGCTCCAGTTCCCCGTCGGCCGCATTGGGCGCTACCTCAAGAAGGGCCGCTACGCGCAGCGCGTCGGCACTGGCGCCCCCGTCTACCTCGCCGCCGTCCTCGAGTACCTCGCTGCTGAG GTTCTGGAGCTCGCCGGGAACGCTGCTAGGGACAACAAGAAGACGCGCATCATCCCCCGCCACGTGCTGCTTGCGATCCGCAACGACGAGGAGCTCGGGAAGCTGCTGGCCGGCGTGACCATCGCCCACGGCGGCGTGCTGCCCAACATCCACTCGGTTCTGCTGCCCAAGAAGACGGCGGAGAAGGCGTCCGGCGGCGGGAGCAAGGAGCCCAAGTCGCCCAAGAAGGCTGCCAAGTCCACCAAGAAGGCATAG
- the LOC136501402 gene encoding uncharacterized protein, giving the protein MASPPPSPVPHPTSAATAAAAGNGHATSASPVDALFLQNLMSRVQLRPPFLDTNSFLTQDLDDFLLNEFAALSAAAGASDDDEDEEDEDGGLAGEEGSGEARRRRMLAREEAKLEKEIVRMVLAGEAEDKLKPNSGQSVAVGDHHLCVGFHDDASGEYRIWEWHGHVMLFDDEDGYSAEYIYGNHFEPLAAATARAKKKEKEMREKDLSMGLRDLVLDTDDGGNGNLSKENRSNGGPRVVRRNVVNAPPTPAR; this is encoded by the coding sequence atggcctcgccgccgccgtctcctGTGCCGCACCCCACCTCCGCAGCAACCGCAGCTGCGGCGGGCAATGGTCACGCCACCTCCGCTTCGCCGGTGGACGCGCTCTTCCTCCAGAACCTCATGAGCCGCGTCCAGCTCCGCCCGCCCTTCCTCGACACCAACTCATTCCTCACCCAGGACCTTGACGACTTCCTCCTCAACGAGTTCGCCGCGCTATCCGCCGCCGCAGGGGCGTCGGATGATGACGAAgacgaggaggatgaggacgGCGGGCTCGCTGGCGAGGAGGGCTCCGGggaggcgaggcggcggcggatgcTGGCGAGGGAGGAGGCGAAGCTGGAGAAGGAGATCGTGCGGATGGTGCTGGCCGGGGAGGCCGAGGACAAGCTCAAGCCCAATTCGGGCCAGTCCGTGGCCGTCGGCGACCACCACCTCTGCGTCGGCTTCCACGACGACGCCAGCGGGGAGTATCGCATCTGGGAATGGCATGGCCACGTCATGCTGTTCGACGACGAGGACGGATACTCCGCAGAGTACATTTATGGCAACCACTTCGAGCCGCTCGCTGCTGCCACAGCCAGggccaagaagaaggagaaggagatgagAGAGAAGGACTTGAGCATGGGGCTTCGGGATTTGGTCTTGGACACTGACGACGGTGGCAATGGCAATCTCTCCAAAGAGAACCGCAGCAATGGAGGGCCCAGGGTAGTGCGCAGGAATGTCGTCAATGCCCCTCCCACGCCTGCTAGGTAA
- the LOC136501409 gene encoding zinc finger protein ZAT7-like, protein MAYGKRSRQKAEEMVWLPDGADVARFLMLFSGHHQHYYHGAGVASTDAASSAPERVFECKTCNRQFPSFQALGGHRASHKKPRLADGGVDAAAAEPPKPKVHGCSICGLEFAIGQALGGHMRRHRAADQEDAGSPPGLGLGLSLGSGLLAPKDDSGKKAAPPAELVLDLNAVPELEEEQDRAKLGLSIEFPVAVVDFLR, encoded by the coding sequence ATGGCCTATGGCAAGAGGTCACGCCAGAAGGCCGAGGAGATGGTCTGGCTGCCCGACGGCGCCGACGTCGCGCGCTTCCTGATGCTCTTCTCGGGCCACCACCAGCACTACTACCACGGCGCCGGCGTGGCGTCCACAGACGCGGCCTCCTCGGCGCCCGAGCGGGTGTTCGAGTGCAAGACCTGCAACCGGCAGTTCCCGTCCTTCCAGGCGCTCGGCGGCCACCGGGCCAGCCACAAGAAGCCCCGCCTCGCGGACGGCGGCGTCGACGCCGCGGCGGCCGAGCCGCCCAAGCCTAAGGTGCACGGCTGCTCCATCTGCGGGCTCGAGTTCGCCATCGGCCAGGCGCTCGGCGGCCACATGCGCCGCCACCGGGCTGCCGATCAGGAGGACGCCGGCAGCCCGCCCGGCCTCGGGCTTGGCCTCAGCCTCGGGAGCGGGCTACTCGCCCCGAAAGACGACAGCGGCAAGAAGGCCGCGCCGCCGGCCGAGCTGGTGCTGGACCTTAACGCCGTgccggagctggaggaggagcaggatCGCGCCAAGCTGGGGCTCTCCATCGAATTCCCCGTAGCAGTAGTTGACTTCTTACGTTAG
- the LOC136501393 gene encoding uncharacterized protein: MWNYSAPHSLLLQYGDNHARCESSSSSAGSVGLDRILAAEYGRFDSLNLSPPLHGLQAQTLFVMHGSENCLGIGANPIYSSEARPAFSQLSFTQPTAAAAHYSMKWTAAAGETVTGDGSRLRGSKRLKTTTPATAQGPQHGQRCNPKPTRDQSMKAPCKSSQKLGDKITALQQLVSPYGKTDTASVLHEAATCIKHLHEQIQILTASYPEFISSASQQDTGEEEGGATDLRRRGLCVAPLSPAVVQLVSAEAVLRHRDVAFTEDHWRCLGTL; this comes from the exons ATGTGGAACTACTCTGCGCCGCACTCGCTCCTGCTGCAGTACGGCGACAACCACG CCAGGTGCGAGAGCTCTAGTTCATCGGCAGGATCCGTGGGCCTGGACAGGAT ACTGGCAGCGGAGTATGGCCGGTTCGACTCTCTGAACTTGTCACCACCACTTCACGGCCTTCAGGCGCAAACGCTTTTTGTTATGCACGGTTCAGAGAACTGCCTAG GAATAGGCGCGAATCCGATCTACAGCAGCGAGGCCCGGCCTGCGTTTTCGCAGCTCAGCTTCACCCAGCCAACTGCCGCTGCTGCT CACTACTCGATGAAATGGACGGCAGCAGCGGGGGAGACGGTGACCGGTGACGGCAGCCGTCTCAGGGGATCAAAGAGGCTCAAGACAACGACGCCAGCGACAGCACAAGGTCCACAGCACGGCCAGCGCTGCAATCCGAAACCAACAAGAGATCAGTCTATGAAG GCACCATGTAAGAGCAGCCAGAAGCTGGGGGACAAGATCACGGCACTTCAGCAGCTAGTCTCCCCGTATGGCAAG ACGGATACGGCATCAGTGCTCCACGAGGCAGCCACCTGCATCAAGCATCTCCACGAGCAGATCCAG ATTCTGACCGCCTCATACCCTGAATTTATTTCTTCAGCGTCACAGCAG GATACGGGCGAGGAAGAGGGCGGCGCGACGGATCTGCGCCGGCGAGGCCTGTGCGTGGCGCCGCTGTCCCCGGCCGTCGTTCAGCTTGTGTCAGCCGAGGCCGTGCTCCGCCACCGCGACGTGGCCTTCACGGAGGATCACTGGCGCTGCCTCGGCACTCTGTAA